From one Hyphomicrobiales bacterium genomic stretch:
- a CDS encoding AAA family ATPase has protein sequence MAHGARPAGRYPDSDEAPGFSEEGGEPIGGHTRALSISERALAAAGRAQGSASYLEGLNPEQRAAVETLEGPVLVLAGAGTGKTRVLTTRIAHILASGRAWPSQILAVTFTNKAAREMKERIGRIVGGAVEGMPWLGTFHSIGVKILRRHAELVDLKSGFTILDTDDQIRLLKQLIEAEGLDAKRWPARQLANLIDGWKNRGLTPARVPAGEALAFADGKGGDLYRQYQVRLKELNAVDFGDLLLECTRLFLEHPDVLAEYHRRFRFLLVDEYQDTNVAQYLWLRLLAQGSNNVCCVGDDDQSIYGWRGAEVDNILRFEADFPGARVFRVETNYRSTGHILAAASGLIAHNRGRLGKTLRTDGAPGERVTVTGVWDDEEEARTIGEGIESLRRTGHKLNEVAILVRASFQMRAFEDRFVTTGLPYRVIGGPRFYERQEIKDAIAYLEVTLNPANDIKLERIVNVPKRGIGETSVRRIITHARSRGISLHDAAVEMSQSEELTGKTRKSLADLLGQCARWRKLAGEMSHTDLAEIILDESGYTAMWQADKSPQAHTRLENLKELVRFMGAFDTLAGFLEHVSLVMDAEADSDGDRVSLMTLHAAKGLEFDTVYLPGWEEGLFPHQRALDESGQAGLEEERRLAYVGVTRARKRAHISFAQNRRVHALWQSAIPSRFVDELPEAHVDVIEAARSGARHGGYGLSRFETPAAGFANTYATPGWQRAQKQWNAEPERRRDAGPRTIDGEIVASSTRQSGRFKTGSRVNHAKFGLGTVAQVDGSKLVIDFDDAGRKHVVDSFVTAV, from the coding sequence ATGGCTCATGGCGCGCGGCCCGCCGGACGGTACCCCGATAGCGACGAGGCACCGGGCTTCTCGGAAGAAGGGGGCGAGCCCATCGGCGGACACACGCGCGCGCTTTCGATCTCCGAACGCGCGCTGGCGGCGGCCGGCCGGGCACAAGGCAGCGCGAGCTATCTCGAAGGCCTCAATCCGGAACAGCGGGCGGCGGTCGAAACGCTGGAGGGGCCGGTTCTGGTGCTGGCCGGCGCCGGCACCGGCAAGACGCGCGTGCTGACCACGCGCATCGCGCACATCCTGGCGAGCGGGCGGGCCTGGCCCTCGCAGATCCTCGCCGTCACGTTCACCAACAAGGCCGCACGCGAAATGAAGGAGCGCATCGGGCGCATCGTCGGCGGCGCCGTCGAAGGCATGCCCTGGCTCGGAACGTTCCATTCGATCGGTGTCAAGATCCTGCGCCGCCATGCCGAACTGGTCGACCTCAAGTCCGGTTTCACGATCCTCGATACCGACGACCAGATCCGCCTCCTCAAACAGCTCATCGAGGCCGAGGGGCTCGATGCCAAGCGCTGGCCGGCACGTCAGCTCGCGAACCTCATCGACGGCTGGAAGAACCGCGGTCTCACTCCGGCGAGGGTGCCAGCCGGCGAGGCGCTGGCGTTCGCCGACGGCAAGGGCGGAGACCTCTACCGGCAGTATCAGGTGCGGCTCAAGGAGCTCAACGCCGTCGATTTCGGCGATCTGCTGCTCGAATGCACGCGGCTCTTTCTCGAGCATCCGGACGTGCTCGCCGAATACCATCGGCGCTTCCGGTTCCTGCTGGTCGACGAGTACCAGGACACCAACGTCGCGCAATACCTCTGGCTGCGGCTGCTGGCGCAGGGCAGCAACAACGTGTGCTGTGTCGGCGACGACGACCAGTCGATCTATGGCTGGCGCGGGGCGGAGGTCGACAACATCCTGCGCTTCGAGGCCGACTTTCCGGGCGCCAGGGTGTTCAGGGTGGAGACCAATTACCGCTCCACGGGCCATATCCTGGCGGCCGCATCGGGGCTCATCGCGCACAATCGCGGCCGGCTCGGCAAAACGCTGCGCACCGACGGGGCACCGGGCGAAAGGGTGACGGTCACGGGGGTCTGGGACGACGAAGAGGAAGCGCGCACCATCGGCGAGGGGATCGAATCGCTGCGGCGCACCGGCCACAAGCTCAACGAGGTGGCGATCCTGGTTCGCGCCTCCTTCCAGATGCGCGCCTTCGAGGACCGCTTCGTGACGACCGGGCTGCCATACCGCGTCATCGGCGGACCGCGCTTTTACGAGCGCCAGGAGATCAAGGACGCCATCGCCTACCTCGAGGTGACGCTCAACCCCGCCAACGACATCAAGCTCGAGCGCATCGTCAACGTGCCGAAGCGCGGCATCGGCGAGACCAGCGTCCGGCGCATCATCACGCATGCGCGCAGCCGCGGCATTTCCCTCCACGACGCGGCAGTGGAAATGTCACAGAGCGAGGAACTGACGGGCAAGACCCGAAAATCGCTCGCCGACCTCCTCGGGCAGTGCGCGCGCTGGCGGAAACTGGCGGGCGAGATGAGCCACACCGACCTTGCCGAAATCATCCTCGACGAGAGCGGCTATACCGCCATGTGGCAGGCCGACAAGAGTCCGCAGGCCCACACCAGGCTCGAGAACCTCAAGGAACTGGTGCGCTTCATGGGGGCTTTCGACACCCTCGCCGGCTTTCTCGAGCACGTCTCGCTGGTGATGGACGCGGAGGCCGACAGCGACGGCGACAGGGTCAGCCTGATGACGCTGCACGCCGCCAAGGGACTGGAGTTCGACACGGTTTATCTTCCCGGATGGGAGGAGGGATTGTTTCCGCATCAGCGCGCGCTCGACGAAAGCGGGCAGGCGGGCCTCGAAGAAGAGCGCAGGCTCGCCTATGTCGGCGTCACCCGGGCGCGCAAGCGGGCGCACATCTCCTTTGCGCAGAACCGACGCGTGCATGCGCTCTGGCAGTCGGCGATCCCCTCGCGATTCGTCGACGAATTGCCCGAAGCGCACGTCGATGTCATCGAGGCGGCGCGGAGTGGTGCGCGCCACGGCGGCTATGGCCTTTCGCGGTTCGAGACGCCCGCGGCCGGCTTTGCGAACACCTATGCGACGCCCGGCTGGCAGCGGGCGCAAAAGCAATGGAATGCCGAGCCGGAGCGGCGGCGCGACGCAGGCCCGCGCACCATCGACGGCGAGATCGTCGCCTCCTCGACACGCCAGAGCGGGCGCTTCAAGACCGGCTCGCGCGTCAATCATGCCAAGTTCGGTCTCGGCACGGTCGCCCAGGTCGACGGCAGCAAGCTGGTGATCGACTTCGACGATGCCGGCCGCAAGCACGTGGTGGACAGCTTCGTTACGGCGGTTTGA
- a CDS encoding DUF2892 domain-containing protein, translated as MMTNVGGIDRILRIVVGLGLIALVFVGPKTMWGWIGVIPLVTGLIGSCPANSLLGVNTCPRKGA; from the coding sequence ATGATGACGAATGTTGGCGGCATCGACCGCATTCTGCGGATCGTGGTGGGGCTGGGGTTGATCGCGCTGGTCTTCGTCGGTCCGAAGACGATGTGGGGCTGGATCGGTGTGATCCCGCTGGTCACGGGCTTGATCGGCAGTTGTCCGGCGAATTCGCTGCTCGGCGTCAACACCTGCCCGCGCAAGGGCGCCTGA
- a CDS encoding chloride channel protein, with the protein MASWFRSVVLDRIIPSINAFVEARTLQVWLLALIIGAGVAYAAILFRTLIGLVQLAWLGTMHESVVTAAAYVPWPVILLAPAAGGLVIGYLLQNHVPGRRAHGVADVIEARALRDCQMQTRTGLWSALISAISIGCGASVGREGPVVHLGATIASAIENYMQLPAAARRTLLAAGVAAAVSASFNAPMAGVLFACEVILRHYAMSAFVPIVIASVAGTAIARMHLGDFPAFIIPQYQITSYLEFPAFVLLGLTCAAVAILFQSSLMVTERLLWGIRMPLWVRPMIGGFAVGLIALAFPHVLGVGYEATDMALKQQLPLLLLLALLVAKTAATAISLASRFGGGVFSPSLYLGAMAGGAFGIIAESIVPQAASSNGLYAILGMGGVAAAVLGAPISTTMIVFELTEGYAMAIAILLTVSIANGATIAVLGESFFHWQLATRGLFLGEGPHKEIMRKLTVRDFARLVPADDAEERRRAPDDQGPWLLMGDTVESALRAFDRSGEQIIPIVHDNDIHRVIGHAYHVDALHIYNRALVEAHVEEHR; encoded by the coding sequence ATGGCAAGCTGGTTCCGCTCGGTCGTGCTCGACCGCATCATTCCAAGCATTAACGCCTTTGTTGAGGCACGCACGCTCCAGGTCTGGCTGCTCGCTCTCATCATCGGAGCGGGCGTCGCCTATGCCGCCATCCTGTTCCGCACACTCATCGGCCTCGTCCAGCTCGCTTGGCTCGGCACGATGCACGAAAGCGTGGTTACGGCAGCCGCCTACGTCCCATGGCCGGTCATCCTGCTGGCACCGGCGGCAGGGGGCCTCGTCATCGGCTACCTGCTGCAGAACCACGTCCCCGGCAGGCGCGCGCACGGCGTCGCCGACGTGATCGAGGCGCGGGCGCTGCGCGATTGCCAGATGCAAACCCGGACCGGCCTCTGGAGCGCCCTCATCTCGGCGATCTCGATCGGCTGCGGGGCGAGTGTCGGGCGGGAGGGACCGGTCGTGCACCTCGGCGCGACCATCGCTTCGGCGATCGAGAACTACATGCAGCTGCCGGCCGCGGCACGGCGCACCCTGCTGGCAGCGGGCGTGGCGGCCGCCGTCTCGGCCTCGTTCAATGCGCCCATGGCAGGCGTCCTCTTTGCTTGCGAGGTGATCCTGCGGCATTACGCCATGAGCGCGTTCGTGCCGATCGTGATCGCGAGCGTGGCGGGCACGGCGATCGCCCGGATGCACCTCGGCGATTTCCCCGCCTTCATCATCCCGCAGTACCAGATCACCTCCTACCTCGAATTCCCGGCCTTCGTGCTGCTCGGACTGACGTGCGCGGCCGTGGCGATCCTCTTCCAGTCCTCGCTGATGGTGACCGAGCGGCTGCTTTGGGGCATCCGAATGCCGCTCTGGGTGCGCCCGATGATCGGAGGATTCGCCGTCGGCCTCATCGCGCTCGCTTTTCCGCACGTGCTCGGTGTCGGCTACGAGGCGACCGACATGGCGCTCAAGCAGCAACTGCCCTTGCTCCTGCTCCTGGCGCTGCTGGTCGCCAAGACCGCGGCGACAGCGATCTCGCTGGCCAGCCGCTTCGGCGGCGGCGTCTTTTCGCCCTCGCTCTATCTCGGGGCCATGGCGGGTGGTGCCTTCGGGATCATCGCCGAGTCGATCGTGCCGCAGGCGGCCTCGAGCAACGGCCTCTATGCCATTCTGGGCATGGGGGGCGTCGCGGCCGCGGTGCTCGGCGCGCCGATCTCGACCACGATGATCGTCTTCGAGCTGACCGAGGGCTATGCCATGGCGATCGCCATCCTGCTCACGGTCTCGATCGCCAACGGGGCGACGATCGCCGTGCTCGGCGAGAGCTTCTTTCACTGGCAGCTCGCCACGCGCGGCCTCTTCCTCGGCGAAGGACCGCACAAGGAGATCATGCGAAAACTGACGGTGCGCGATTTCGCCCGCCTCGTGCCGGCCGACGACGCGGAGGAACGCCGACGGGCGCCCGACGACCAGGGGCCCTGGCTGCTGATGGGCGACACGGTGGAATCCGCGCTGAGGGCCTTCGACCGCTCGGGCGAACAGATCATCCCCATCGTGCACGACAACGACATTCATCGCGTCATCGGGCACGCCTATCATGTCGATGCGCTGCACATCTACAATCGGGCGCTGGTCGAAGCGCACGTCGAGGAGCACCGCTGA
- a CDS encoding AsmA family protein → MASAMGRGAKECAWRPMVRRGYWSCRCRFASSFDAPKALGCRPAALGRRRSRVGTMNSFLLTLATLVVLVLGALFAVPLFVDWNTYRAAIEQQASEIVGREVRIGGQVSLSLLPAPYLDLENIRVADVSGRFDNAFLRLERATVWLSIPPLLQGRVEARKVALVEPRLRLAIDSEGRGNWEGLGDTARFNLDAGDIALQSVVIEDGRISLHAPSNERILDFDKLSGELSAATLDGPFRFRGTTERSGIEHEVWLTTGRREPTGGIKFSSGMKPATRASGSGDYSFAGELIVGTDGARIEGGLVSRHAIPIGWTAGSIRSQALPADRGAVLPAELRATVEADGSALRFGQIALTFESGGRPQLVSGEATLDWREKLTLDSSFSARWLDLDRLASPAVGSSGADSGSEGDTGQDVTVGNAVALARPLAGLEAIAEAILAGAVLDGDARYRLAVEKLNLGGDLVDGLSLEVRRRSPTQPVEIVGLRAALPGSSHLAIEGRLTGRPSGGVAFGGTVELHGANLARVLKWAGGDEVSQLLHMPEVEDHFAIAASLAVDEAAIALREAYGELGQNAFRGAIQVGAGSEGKLQLRLESDRLDLRRIAPGDFHLAALGTELGIIADLEGDAAGGLPLARRLAGRDARLDIEIGEIVLPDRTLSDVIAKLGLESDRLQVDRLSLVSSDGIELSLEGLVEDARREPRGNLRYVVAGATPAAVEELLSGSSDLLADRIRTRLAGTLAPMRLAGVASFGQRGAATLDLSADGAAGASRIVALVRSDTPGGSLSEGLLDVTVSAETERPADLLVQLAPSRRRERLARVLADGSGSARASARANGFLSLRATGRLVDGMATVFGVEAGPLTAGFAGTTGLADGEIELSGTAELSTSNAVAALAILDADAAGFVHPGPLAFKSGLTASRRRIALASGAVRGDGLIVDGDGQVSFDDDVTRIDGSIRFADVSLGALMALSVAPSGSTAQETAIGRLQGGLAGRAAAIGGDDGDVTTLARSPEPQGGWLSDDPFDFSPLAGVSAEIRVFADRLEVAPDLVVEDARMGVRLEEGAITVSALEARALGGTLAARGAITKVPAGADLRLEVRGEAMKIAALLSAASGERLVGSVEPTAGSPAAFGVAAPVVPLPSPASRRQTIETVAAAGPVRERVVAAGPDDAAGGADEDAAQGTFDVEVQAGGRGLSPRGVATVLAGTGRLELSAGWLVGASPGAVSEESRNAIEAEEAVSEERLAERLRERLRDARFPFPGFELPFVIEDGTARVRGVRIAAADGRAALTMDTYLDFARLAYDSEWTLTEQPDIGERGILTLPPVTIVHSGPLNGLGRHEPRIEIGALARELTVRQMETNVERLEALRRATEGLAATGREQAGESGQPAAPPAGSVAVQRAPDSSLREPAVSETVVPKPLIVFDPAAAAVTIGGRTAGSSGITVAPLAPPPSSFPETWQAAPSAVPKRAADSALESSRIAPPTTALISDWRAAPEATQTTGSGGSVELPTGTRAAPEAVDASPRAARREPEPVRRQSGSTRRTRAPSDAFNSER, encoded by the coding sequence ATGGCGTCCGCAATGGGCCGCGGGGCGAAGGAATGCGCATGGCGGCCTATGGTTCGGCGTGGCTACTGGAGTTGTCGGTGCCGGTTTGCTAGTTCGTTCGATGCTCCGAAGGCGTTGGGGTGTCGCCCCGCTGCGCTCGGAAGAAGGAGGTCGAGGGTAGGTACGATGAACTCGTTCCTGTTGACGCTCGCCACGCTGGTCGTGCTGGTTCTCGGCGCACTTTTCGCCGTGCCGCTTTTCGTCGACTGGAACACCTACCGGGCAGCCATCGAGCAGCAGGCCAGCGAGATCGTCGGGCGCGAGGTGCGCATTGGTGGCCAGGTTTCGCTCAGCCTGCTGCCCGCGCCCTATCTCGACCTCGAGAACATTCGCGTCGCCGACGTTTCAGGCCGCTTCGACAACGCCTTCCTGCGACTCGAGCGGGCAACCGTCTGGCTCTCGATACCGCCTTTGCTCCAGGGGCGTGTGGAAGCGCGCAAGGTCGCGCTCGTCGAACCCCGCCTGCGCCTGGCCATCGATTCCGAGGGGCGTGGCAACTGGGAAGGTCTCGGCGATACCGCGCGCTTCAACCTGGACGCTGGCGACATCGCCCTGCAGTCAGTCGTGATCGAGGATGGCCGGATCAGTCTCCACGCCCCCTCGAATGAACGAATCCTCGACTTCGACAAGCTCTCGGGTGAGTTGTCCGCCGCCACGCTCGATGGCCCCTTCCGTTTCAGAGGCACCACCGAACGATCCGGCATCGAGCACGAGGTCTGGCTGACGACGGGGCGCCGCGAGCCGACCGGTGGCATCAAGTTCTCGTCCGGCATGAAGCCCGCCACACGCGCGAGCGGCTCCGGCGACTACAGTTTCGCCGGCGAACTGATCGTCGGGACCGATGGCGCCCGCATCGAGGGAGGACTGGTTTCCCGCCACGCCATCCCGATCGGGTGGACGGCGGGGAGCATACGGTCGCAGGCCCTCCCCGCGGATCGCGGCGCGGTCCTTCCGGCCGAACTTCGTGCCACCGTCGAAGCCGATGGCTCGGCCCTGCGTTTCGGCCAGATCGCCTTGACCTTCGAGAGCGGCGGTCGCCCGCAGCTGGTGAGCGGCGAGGCGACACTGGACTGGCGCGAGAAGCTGACGCTCGATTCGAGCTTTTCCGCGCGCTGGCTCGATCTCGATCGCCTCGCCAGCCCGGCCGTCGGATCCTCGGGCGCCGATAGCGGCAGCGAGGGCGACACCGGGCAGGACGTCACGGTCGGCAACGCCGTTGCACTCGCTCGCCCGCTCGCCGGTCTCGAAGCGATCGCCGAGGCGATCCTCGCCGGCGCCGTGTTGGACGGCGATGCGCGCTATCGTCTCGCCGTCGAAAAGCTCAACCTCGGTGGCGATCTCGTCGATGGTCTCTCGCTCGAGGTGCGCCGTCGCAGTCCGACCCAGCCCGTCGAGATCGTCGGATTGCGCGCGGCCCTGCCGGGCTCGAGCCACCTCGCGATCGAGGGACGCTTGACCGGCCGACCGTCTGGCGGTGTCGCCTTCGGCGGTACCGTCGAATTGCACGGTGCCAATCTGGCGCGAGTGCTGAAATGGGCCGGCGGCGACGAGGTTTCGCAGCTGCTGCACATGCCGGAGGTCGAGGACCACTTCGCGATCGCCGCCAGTCTGGCCGTCGACGAGGCGGCCATCGCACTGCGCGAAGCCTACGGCGAGCTTGGCCAGAATGCCTTCAGGGGCGCCATTCAGGTCGGCGCCGGTTCCGAAGGAAAGCTGCAGCTGCGCCTCGAGAGCGACCGCCTCGACCTGCGCCGGATCGCTCCGGGCGACTTCCACCTCGCCGCGCTCGGCACCGAACTCGGCATCATCGCCGACCTCGAGGGCGATGCCGCTGGCGGGCTGCCGCTGGCCCGTCGTCTGGCCGGCCGTGACGCCCGCCTCGATATCGAGATCGGCGAGATCGTTCTGCCGGACCGAACGTTGAGCGACGTGATCGCCAAACTGGGGTTGGAGTCCGATCGCCTGCAGGTCGACCGCCTCTCGCTGGTCTCGAGTGACGGCATCGAGCTGTCGCTGGAGGGGCTCGTCGAGGATGCCCGGCGCGAGCCGCGCGGCAACTTGCGTTATGTGGTGGCCGGCGCGACCCCTGCCGCCGTCGAGGAACTTCTCTCGGGTAGCTCCGACCTCCTGGCCGATCGCATCCGCACCCGCCTTGCCGGCACGCTTGCCCCTATGCGCCTCGCCGGCGTTGCGAGTTTCGGTCAGCGCGGGGCGGCGACCCTCGATCTGTCAGCCGACGGCGCCGCGGGCGCGAGCCGCATCGTCGCCCTGGTACGCAGCGACACCCCGGGCGGCAGCCTTTCCGAGGGCCTCCTCGATGTCACCGTGTCGGCCGAGACCGAGCGTCCCGCCGATCTCCTCGTCCAACTCGCCCCATCGCGGCGGCGCGAGCGCCTCGCGCGCGTCCTGGCGGACGGGTCGGGCTCGGCGCGAGCATCGGCGCGGGCGAACGGCTTCCTGTCGTTGCGCGCGACCGGCCGCCTCGTCGATGGCATGGCGACCGTCTTCGGTGTCGAAGCAGGACCGCTCACCGCCGGGTTCGCGGGGACCACCGGTCTCGCCGATGGCGAGATCGAGCTCTCCGGCACCGCTGAATTGAGCACCAGCAACGCCGTTGCGGCCCTCGCGATCCTCGATGCCGACGCCGCTGGTTTCGTGCATCCCGGCCCGCTCGCCTTCAAGTCGGGCCTGACCGCCAGCCGTCGGCGCATCGCGCTCGCCTCGGGAGCGGTTCGCGGCGATGGCCTCATCGTCGATGGCGACGGACAGGTGTCCTTCGACGACGATGTGACGCGCATCGACGGTTCGATCCGCTTTGCCGACGTCTCCCTCGGTGCCCTCATGGCGTTGAGCGTTGCCCCGTCGGGCAGTACCGCCCAGGAAACCGCCATCGGCCGGTTGCAGGGTGGGCTCGCCGGTCGCGCGGCGGCGATCGGTGGCGACGATGGTGACGTCACCACCCTCGCGCGGTCCCCGGAGCCGCAGGGCGGCTGGCTGAGCGACGATCCCTTCGATTTCTCTCCTCTCGCCGGCGTATCGGCCGAAATCCGGGTGTTCGCGGATCGCCTCGAGGTGGCCCCCGACCTCGTCGTCGAGGATGCCCGCATGGGGGTCCGCCTCGAGGAAGGCGCCATCACGGTTTCGGCGCTCGAGGCCAGGGCCCTCGGTGGAACCCTCGCGGCTCGCGGCGCGATCACGAAGGTTCCGGCCGGCGCCGACTTGCGCCTCGAGGTTCGCGGCGAGGCCATGAAGATCGCCGCGCTGCTGTCGGCCGCCTCCGGCGAACGCCTTGTCGGCAGCGTCGAGCCGACGGCGGGCAGCCCGGCGGCGTTCGGGGTTGCGGCGCCGGTCGTTCCTTTGCCTTCGCCAGCTTCGCGGCGGCAGACTATCGAGACGGTGGCGGCAGCAGGCCCCGTGCGCGAACGCGTAGTAGCGGCGGGACCCGACGATGCCGCTGGTGGGGCGGACGAGGATGCCGCTCAGGGCACCTTCGATGTGGAGGTGCAGGCGGGTGGCCGCGGCCTCAGCCCGCGCGGCGTTGCCACCGTTCTCGCCGGCACCGGGCGTCTCGAACTGTCTGCGGGCTGGCTGGTCGGGGCATCCCCTGGCGCCGTCTCCGAGGAGAGCCGCAACGCCATCGAGGCCGAGGAGGCCGTGAGCGAGGAGCGTCTCGCCGAGCGGCTCCGCGAGCGGCTGCGCGACGCGCGCTTTCCGTTCCCCGGCTTCGAGCTGCCCTTCGTCATCGAGGATGGCACGGCGCGGGTCCGTGGCGTGCGGATCGCTGCGGCCGACGGGCGAGCGGCGCTGACGATGGACACCTATCTCGATTTCGCTCGCCTCGCCTACGACAGCGAGTGGACACTGACCGAGCAGCCTGACATCGGCGAGCGCGGCATCCTCACCTTGCCGCCCGTGACCATCGTGCATTCGGGGCCATTGAACGGCCTCGGTCGCCACGAGCCACGCATCGAGATCGGCGCGCTGGCGCGCGAGTTGACCGTTCGCCAGATGGAAACCAACGTCGAGCGCCTCGAAGCGCTGCGCCGGGCAACGGAAGGCCTGGCAGCGACCGGGAGGGAGCAGGCTGGTGAATCCGGACAGCCCGCGGCTCCGCCGGCCGGGTCCGTCGCCGTGCAAAGGGCCCCGGATTCCTCTTTGCGAGAGCCGGCAGTTTCCGAAACTGTCGTGCCCAAGCCGCTCATCGTGTTCGACCCGGCCGCCGCCGCCGTCACCATCGGCGGGCGGACCGCTGGCAGCTCTGGTATCACCGTTGCGCCGCTCGCGCCGCCGCCATCCTCGTTTCCCGAGACGTGGCAGGCCGCACCGAGCGCCGTTCCGAAACGGGCGGCCGATTCCGCGCTCGAGAGTTCGCGCATCGCCCCGCCGACGACCGCGCTCATTTCCGATTGGCGCGCCGCTCCCGAGGCGACGCAAACAACCGGTTCGGGCGGCTCGGTGGAGTTGCCGACCGGGACCAGGGCCGCTCCCGAGGCGGTTGATGCGAGCCCACGCGCGGCACGGCGCGAGCCCGAGCCCGTGCGGCGCCAATCCGGCAGCACGCGCCGCACCCGCGCTCCGTCGGATGCCTTCAATTCCGAGAGGTGA
- the fumC gene encoding class II fumarate hydratase, giving the protein MTSATRTETDTFGPIEVEANRYWGAQAQRSLGNFKIGWEKQPVPIIRALGIVKKAAAEANMALGKLDPALGAVIVAAADEVIEGKLDAHFPLVVWQTGSGTQSNMNANEVISNRAIEMMGGEMGSKKPIHPNDHVNMSQSSNDTFPTAMHIACAEEIVHRLIPALRKLHAALDAKAKAWGHIIKIGRTHTQDATPITLGQEFSGYAKQIENGILRIQSTMPELMELAQGGTAVGTGLAAPVGFAEKVAERIAEITGLDFKTAPNKFEALAAHDAMVMTHGAITTVAMSCFKIANDIRFLGSGPRAGLGELALPENEPGSSIMPGKVNPTQSEALTQVAAHIHGNNAAITFAGSQGHFELNVFNPMMAYNFLQSVRLLADAAVSFTDNCVVGIEPRLDNIKRGLENSLMLVTPLKEKYGYDRAARIAKTAHKNGTTLREEAVRDGIAAEDFDAIVVPEKMIGPSST; this is encoded by the coding sequence ATGACCTCAGCAACCCGCACCGAGACCGATACGTTCGGTCCCATCGAGGTCGAGGCCAACCGCTACTGGGGCGCCCAAGCGCAACGCTCGCTCGGCAACTTCAAGATCGGCTGGGAAAAGCAGCCCGTCCCGATCATCCGGGCGCTCGGTATCGTCAAAAAGGCGGCGGCCGAAGCCAACATGGCGCTCGGCAAGCTCGATCCCGCGCTCGGCGCCGTGATCGTCGCGGCCGCCGACGAGGTGATCGAGGGCAAGCTCGACGCCCACTTCCCCCTCGTCGTCTGGCAGACCGGCTCGGGCACACAATCGAACATGAATGCCAACGAGGTGATCTCGAACCGCGCCATCGAGATGATGGGCGGCGAGATGGGCTCCAAGAAGCCGATCCACCCCAATGACCACGTCAACATGAGCCAGTCGTCGAACGACACCTTCCCGACCGCAATGCACATCGCTTGCGCCGAGGAGATCGTCCACCGGCTCATCCCGGCGCTGCGCAAGCTGCACGCCGCGCTCGATGCCAAGGCGAAGGCGTGGGGGCACATCATCAAGATCGGCCGAACACACACCCAGGACGCGACCCCGATCACACTCGGCCAGGAGTTTTCCGGCTACGCCAAACAGATCGAGAATGGCATTCTGCGGATCCAGTCCACCATGCCGGAGCTGATGGAGCTGGCCCAGGGCGGCACCGCCGTCGGCACGGGTCTCGCGGCGCCGGTCGGTTTCGCCGAGAAGGTCGCCGAGCGAATCGCCGAAATCACCGGTCTCGATTTCAAAACCGCCCCGAACAAATTCGAGGCACTGGCGGCGCACGACGCCATGGTCATGACGCACGGCGCCATCACGACCGTCGCGATGAGCTGCTTCAAGATCGCCAACGACATCCGCTTCCTCGGCTCCGGCCCCCGCGCCGGTCTCGGCGAGCTGGCGTTGCCGGAGAACGAGCCCGGCTCCTCGATCATGCCGGGCAAGGTCAACCCGACCCAGTCGGAGGCGTTGACGCAGGTCGCGGCCCACATTCACGGCAACAATGCCGCCATCACCTTCGCCGGCAGCCAGGGCCATTTCGAACTCAACGTCTTCAATCCGATGATGGCCTACAATTTCCTCCAGTCGGTGCGTCTGCTGGCCGATGCCGCCGTCTCGTTCACCGACAACTGCGTCGTCGGGATCGAACCGCGCCTCGACAACATCAAGCGGGGTCTGGAGAATTCGCTGATGCTGGTCACGCCGCTCAAGGAGAAATACGGCTACGACCGCGCCGCGAGGATCGCCAAGACCGCGCACAAGAACGGCACGACGCTGCGCGAGGAAGCGGTGCGCGACGGCATTGCGGCCGAGGATTTCGATGCCATCGTCGTGCCTGAAAAGATGATCGGGCCGTCGTCGACGTGA
- a CDS encoding GNAT family N-acetyltransferase — MASAVPSYEVRVAAAGDAAAIARLNRDVQALHVANCGWLFKPGGLASAEIVDLIQKPGVIMLVALDGDQVEGYLFAELMELPETTLTRSYKALLVHHLAVAANKRRRGMASALAAPLAGHARRLGATMITANVWSFNRASIAFFEGLGFTRYVDRLWRQVDAPTPT; from the coding sequence ATGGCGAGCGCCGTCCCGAGCTACGAGGTGAGGGTCGCAGCAGCAGGTGACGCAGCAGCCATCGCGCGGCTCAACCGGGATGTCCAGGCGTTGCACGTCGCCAATTGCGGCTGGCTGTTCAAGCCGGGCGGCCTTGCGAGTGCGGAGATCGTCGACCTCATCCAGAAGCCCGGCGTCATTATGCTGGTCGCACTCGACGGCGATCAGGTCGAAGGCTACCTCTTTGCCGAGCTGATGGAGCTGCCGGAGACCACCCTCACGCGGTCATACAAGGCGCTGCTCGTCCATCACCTCGCGGTCGCGGCCAACAAGCGACGGCGCGGCATGGCCAGCGCGCTCGCAGCCCCGCTCGCCGGGCATGCCCGCCGCCTCGGAGCCACGATGATCACGGCCAACGTATGGTCCTTCAATCGAGCCTCGATCGCGTTCTTCGAGGGACTGGGATTCACGCGCTATGTCGACCGGCTCTGGCGGCAAGTCGATGCCCCGACGCCGACGTAA